One part of the Arabidopsis thaliana chromosome 1 sequence genome encodes these proteins:
- the TRM22 gene encoding DnaA initiator-associating protein, whose protein sequence is MTGELQETTAPCAAITEKRPNRLGGCVGVFFQLFDWNRRFAKKKLFSRKSLLPGKQVSKRFGGNEKMLKSKLNLIDDENRGSFPNRNEVMEVKKHEMRSPSLVARLMGLESMPSNHRDKGKNKKKKPLFSQIQDTDKCDLFDVEEEEEDSGVDKLRPQKMQRTTGVCDRRVAVKKFGSEALQIKNVLTRVRKHHQYNHQHQKLASPVRSPRMNRRSSRLIDAAARILEPGKRNAKGAIAYPGSTGIRRFENAAKEPVVSPEFQCGYNNSVASCKSCGSLVDVNGSIQVVQDTGNNMACVSESTPFQRSKRNVFWRNEDSSVSVSGKDSTDQMVKKALHRAQFKDEMSLPGYRNRSEYHKKVLHREERFPPEARSFALPSKRSCSSPANAINSKEKDFIAMNRGSTSRSHHSKSPVKFENSDLNLQRKSHTRVEESCNRSGLSTPGRKRRLACESGHGRGSSSMSPVSRRLDSEYSCACSNETAFSSLKLGSSNRHYSQCCRETKERRGVQRVPRPSFTKRPLLDVGTLGLIQQKLKELASQEEDEANGESGFPNKPASLILHELLSSLALQQQPYVRDIDMPYRRKGKTEFWSSIGNANSEYTSPGSVLDASFSNESCFSNSFDNISVPGQMRLPLEPIEPDWDILEDYATSFKNSTSDGNYQAIASLISHVSNVLRCLSNTGLILTQQRFTIAREVIIHTELLVGTTTTQENYLIGPELFDELMIYAARSDNLVNLPGLTGGFLVDAMIEHLEETNISCGLLKPLTAKQDELIRGVIEEVPKWARVNMDEVIGIEMDLETHLFGVGSEIAYEILRCLIGELATDLYW, encoded by the exons ATGACAGGAGAGTTACAGGAGACGACGGCGCCGTGTGCGGCTATAACAGAGAAACGACCAAATCGACTCGGTGGTTGTGTCGGTGTTTTCTTCCAGCTCTTTGATTGGAACCGACGCTTTGCTAAAAAGAAACTCTTTTCTCGCAAATCACTTCTTCCTG GGAAACAAGTTTCGAAGAGGTTTGGAGGAAATGAGAAGATGTTAAAGTCTAAGCTTAATCTG ATTGATGATGAGAACAGAGGAAGTTTCCCAAATCGGAATGAAGTTATGGAGGTTAAAAAGCATGAAATGAGATCTCCTAGTTTAGTAGCACGTTTAATGGGACTTGAATCAATGCCATCTAATCATAGAGACAAAgggaagaacaagaagaagaaaccgtTGTTTTCGCAGATTCAAGATACCGATAAATGTGACTTGTTtgatgtggaagaagaagaagaagatagtggTGTTGATAAGTTAAGACCACAGAAGATGCAGAGAACGACAGGAGTTTGTGATAGGCGTGTTGCGGTTAAGAAGTTTGGTTCTGAAGCGTTGCAGATTAAGAATGTTTTGACTAGAGTAAGGAAACATCATCAGTATAATCATCAGCATCAGAAACTAGCTTCTCCTGTTAGAAGTCCGAGGATGAATAGAAGAAGTTCTAGGTTGATTGATGCTGCTGCTAGGATTCTTGAGCCGGGGAAGAGAAATGCGAAAGGCGCTATTGCTTATCCTGGTTCTACGGGGATTAGAAGGTTCGAAAATGCTGCGAAAGAACCGGTTGTTTCACCCGAGTTTCAATGTGGTTATAACAATAGTGTTGCTTCTTGTAAATCTTGTGGTAGTTTGGTTGATGTGAATGGTTCGATTCAGGTAGTTCAAGACACTGGAAACAACATGGCGTGTGTTTCTGAATCAACGCCTTTTCAACGGAGTAAAAGAAATGTGTTTTGGAGAAATGAAGATTCATCTGTGTCTGTTTCTGGTAAAGACAGTACTGATCAAATGGTGAAGAAAGCTCTACACCGTGCTCAATTTAAGGATGAAATGTCGCTGCCGGGTTATAGAAACAGATCCGAATATCATAAGAAGGTGTTGCATAGAGAGGAAAGGTTTCCTCCGGAAGCTCGATCTTTCGCCTTACCGAGTAAAAGAAGTTGTTCTTCACCTGCTAATGCTATCAACAGTAAAGAGAAGGACTTTATAGCTATGAATAGAGGTTCAACTAGTAGGAGTCATCACTCGAAGTCCCCggttaaatttgaaaactctGATTTGAATCTGCAGAGAAAATCTCATACTAGAGTTGAGGAGTCTTGTAATAGATCAGGATTAAGTACACCTGGACGGAAGAGGAGGCTAGCTTGTGAAAGTGGTCATGGACGAGGAAGTAGTTCTATGAGTCCAGTGTCAAGAAGATTGGATAGTGAATACTCTTGTGCTTGTAGTAATGAAACTGCATTTTCATCACTGAAACTTGGTTCCTCTAATAGACATTATAGCCAATGCTGTAGAGAAaccaaagagagaagaggagtTCAACGCGTTCCCAGACCATCCTTTACGAAAAGGCCACTGCTTGATGTAGGCACTCTCGGGTTGATTCAGCAAAAGTTGAAAGAATTGGCttctcaagaagaagatgaggccAATGGAGAAAGTGGTTTTCCCAATAAACCAGCTTCTTTGATTCTCCATGAATTGCTATCTTCTTTAGCTTTGCAGCAGCAGCCTTATGTTCGAGATATCGATATGCCTTATCGG AGAAAAGGCAAAACAGAGTTTTGGAGTTCCATTGGAAATGCAAACAGTGAGTACACTAGCCCGGGATCTGTACTCGATGCATCTTTCTCCAATGAGAGCTGCTTTTCGAACAGCTTCGACAATATCTCAG TTCCAGGACAAATGAGGCTACCTCTAGAGCCTATAGAACCAGATTGGGACATTCTTGAAGATTATGCGACTTCATTCAAGAATTCAACAAGTGATGGTAATTATCAGGCGATCGCAAGTCTTATCAGCCATGTCTCGAACGTCCTGCGATGTTTAAGCAACACCGGTCTCATATTAACGCAGCAGAGATTCACAATTGCTAGAGAAGTCATTATCCACACGGAGCTATTAGTTGGTACCACTACTACACAAGAGAACTACCTCATTGGACCAGAACTCTTCGACGAACTCATGATCTACGCAGCTCGTTCTGACAATCTAGTCAATCTCCCTGGACTAACTGGAGGGTTCCTAGTAGATGCCATGATCGAACACTtggaagaaacaaacatttcCTGCGGATTGTTAAAGCCATTGACTGCTAAACAAGACGAGCTGATTCGAGGTGTTATTGAAGAAGTTCCAAAGTGGGCTCGGGTTAATATGGATGAGGTTATCGGTATCGAAATGGATCTTGAAACGCATTTGTTTGGAGTTGGTTCAGAGATTGCTTATGAGATTCTTCGGTGTTTAATCGGAGAGTTAGCAACCGATCTTTACTGGTGA
- the TRM22 gene encoding DnaA initiator-associating protein (unknown protein; FUNCTIONS IN: molecular_function unknown; INVOLVED IN: biological_process unknown; LOCATED IN: cellular_component unknown; EXPRESSED IN: 20 plant structures; EXPRESSED DURING: 11 growth stages; BEST Arabidopsis thaliana protein match is: unknown protein (TAIR:AT5G26910.3); Has 89 Blast hits to 84 proteins in 15 species: Archae - 0; Bacteria - 0; Metazoa - 5; Fungi - 2; Plants - 82; Viruses - 0; Other Eukaryotes - 0 (source: NCBI BLink).), with translation MTGELQETTAPCAAITEKRPNRLGGCVGVFFQLFDWNRRFAKKKLFSRKSLLPGKQVSKRFGGNEKMLKSKLNLIDDENRGSFPNRNEVMEVKKHEMRSPSLVARLMGLESMPSNHRDKGKNKKKKPLFSQIQDTDKCDLFDVEEEEEDSGVDKLRPQKMQRTTGVCDRRVAVKKFGSEALQIKNVLTRVRKHHQYNHQHQKLASPVRSPRMNRRSSRLIDAAARILEPGKRNAKGAIAYPGSTGIRRFENAAKEPVVSPEFQCGYNNSVASCKSCGSLVDVNGSIQVVQDTGNNMACVSESTPFQRSKRNVFWRNEDSSVSVSGKDSTDQMVKKALHRAQFKDEMSLPGYRNRSEYHKKVLHREERFPPEARSFALPSKRSCSSPANAINSKEKDFIAMNRGSTSRSHHSKSPVKFENSDLNLQRKSHTRVEESCNRSGLSTPGRKRRLACESGHGRGSSSMSPVSRRLDSEYSCACSNETAFSSLKLGSSNRHYSQCCRETKERRGVQRVPRPSFTKRPLLDVGTLGLIQQKLKELASQEEDEANGESGFPNKPASLILHELLSSLALQQQPYVRDIDMPYRRKGKTEFWSSIGNANSEYTSPGSVLDASFSNESCFSNSFDNISGQMRLPLEPIEPDWDILEDYATSFKNSTSDGNYQAIASLISHVSNVLRCLSNTGLILTQQRFTIAREVIIHTELLVGTTTTQENYLIGPELFDELMIYAARSDNLVNLPGLTGGFLVDAMIEHLEETNISCGLLKPLTAKQDELIRGVIEEVPKWARVNMDEVIGIEMDLETHLFGVGSEIAYEILRCLIGELATDLYW, from the exons ATGACAGGAGAGTTACAGGAGACGACGGCGCCGTGTGCGGCTATAACAGAGAAACGACCAAATCGACTCGGTGGTTGTGTCGGTGTTTTCTTCCAGCTCTTTGATTGGAACCGACGCTTTGCTAAAAAGAAACTCTTTTCTCGCAAATCACTTCTTCCTG GGAAACAAGTTTCGAAGAGGTTTGGAGGAAATGAGAAGATGTTAAAGTCTAAGCTTAATCTG ATTGATGATGAGAACAGAGGAAGTTTCCCAAATCGGAATGAAGTTATGGAGGTTAAAAAGCATGAAATGAGATCTCCTAGTTTAGTAGCACGTTTAATGGGACTTGAATCAATGCCATCTAATCATAGAGACAAAgggaagaacaagaagaagaaaccgtTGTTTTCGCAGATTCAAGATACCGATAAATGTGACTTGTTtgatgtggaagaagaagaagaagatagtggTGTTGATAAGTTAAGACCACAGAAGATGCAGAGAACGACAGGAGTTTGTGATAGGCGTGTTGCGGTTAAGAAGTTTGGTTCTGAAGCGTTGCAGATTAAGAATGTTTTGACTAGAGTAAGGAAACATCATCAGTATAATCATCAGCATCAGAAACTAGCTTCTCCTGTTAGAAGTCCGAGGATGAATAGAAGAAGTTCTAGGTTGATTGATGCTGCTGCTAGGATTCTTGAGCCGGGGAAGAGAAATGCGAAAGGCGCTATTGCTTATCCTGGTTCTACGGGGATTAGAAGGTTCGAAAATGCTGCGAAAGAACCGGTTGTTTCACCCGAGTTTCAATGTGGTTATAACAATAGTGTTGCTTCTTGTAAATCTTGTGGTAGTTTGGTTGATGTGAATGGTTCGATTCAGGTAGTTCAAGACACTGGAAACAACATGGCGTGTGTTTCTGAATCAACGCCTTTTCAACGGAGTAAAAGAAATGTGTTTTGGAGAAATGAAGATTCATCTGTGTCTGTTTCTGGTAAAGACAGTACTGATCAAATGGTGAAGAAAGCTCTACACCGTGCTCAATTTAAGGATGAAATGTCGCTGCCGGGTTATAGAAACAGATCCGAATATCATAAGAAGGTGTTGCATAGAGAGGAAAGGTTTCCTCCGGAAGCTCGATCTTTCGCCTTACCGAGTAAAAGAAGTTGTTCTTCACCTGCTAATGCTATCAACAGTAAAGAGAAGGACTTTATAGCTATGAATAGAGGTTCAACTAGTAGGAGTCATCACTCGAAGTCCCCggttaaatttgaaaactctGATTTGAATCTGCAGAGAAAATCTCATACTAGAGTTGAGGAGTCTTGTAATAGATCAGGATTAAGTACACCTGGACGGAAGAGGAGGCTAGCTTGTGAAAGTGGTCATGGACGAGGAAGTAGTTCTATGAGTCCAGTGTCAAGAAGATTGGATAGTGAATACTCTTGTGCTTGTAGTAATGAAACTGCATTTTCATCACTGAAACTTGGTTCCTCTAATAGACATTATAGCCAATGCTGTAGAGAAaccaaagagagaagaggagtTCAACGCGTTCCCAGACCATCCTTTACGAAAAGGCCACTGCTTGATGTAGGCACTCTCGGGTTGATTCAGCAAAAGTTGAAAGAATTGGCttctcaagaagaagatgaggccAATGGAGAAAGTGGTTTTCCCAATAAACCAGCTTCTTTGATTCTCCATGAATTGCTATCTTCTTTAGCTTTGCAGCAGCAGCCTTATGTTCGAGATATCGATATGCCTTATCGG AGAAAAGGCAAAACAGAGTTTTGGAGTTCCATTGGAAATGCAAACAGTGAGTACACTAGCCCGGGATCTGTACTCGATGCATCTTTCTCCAATGAGAGCTGCTTTTCGAACAGCTTCGACAATATCTCAG GACAAATGAGGCTACCTCTAGAGCCTATAGAACCAGATTGGGACATTCTTGAAGATTATGCGACTTCATTCAAGAATTCAACAAGTGATGGTAATTATCAGGCGATCGCAAGTCTTATCAGCCATGTCTCGAACGTCCTGCGATGTTTAAGCAACACCGGTCTCATATTAACGCAGCAGAGATTCACAATTGCTAGAGAAGTCATTATCCACACGGAGCTATTAGTTGGTACCACTACTACACAAGAGAACTACCTCATTGGACCAGAACTCTTCGACGAACTCATGATCTACGCAGCTCGTTCTGACAATCTAGTCAATCTCCCTGGACTAACTGGAGGGTTCCTAGTAGATGCCATGATCGAACACTtggaagaaacaaacatttcCTGCGGATTGTTAAAGCCATTGACTGCTAAACAAGACGAGCTGATTCGAGGTGTTATTGAAGAAGTTCCAAAGTGGGCTCGGGTTAATATGGATGAGGTTATCGGTATCGAAATGGATCTTGAAACGCATTTGTTTGGAGTTGGTTCAGAGATTGCTTATGAGATTCTTCGGTGTTTAATCGGAGAGTTAGCAACCGATCTTTACTGGTGA